The following proteins are co-located in the Desmospora profundinema genome:
- a CDS encoding small multi-drug export protein: MWETLGLYFTLFFMAATPWLELILVVPGGIALGLNPVAVALVTFLGNALPVLGIVFFFDWLGRRPWFRRFFRVEGEQSEGGGEEPDRRRKKRERAARMFRKYGLPGLALLGPVLLGSHFAAALAMAFRAGKNAVGSWMLISLALWTMIMTAAALAGFQWLPSVTL, from the coding sequence ATGTGGGAGACACTGGGGCTTTATTTCACGCTTTTTTTTATGGCAGCCACCCCTTGGTTGGAATTGATTTTGGTGGTGCCGGGAGGGATTGCGCTGGGGCTAAATCCGGTGGCGGTCGCCCTGGTCACATTTTTGGGGAATGCGTTGCCGGTGTTGGGGATTGTTTTTTTCTTTGACTGGCTGGGTCGGCGTCCGTGGTTTCGGCGCTTTTTCCGGGTGGAAGGAGAACAGTCAGAAGGAGGCGGTGAAGAACCGGACCGCCGCAGAAAAAAACGGGAGCGGGCTGCGCGTATGTTTCGGAAGTACGGGCTTCCGGGGTTGGCCTTGCTGGGGCCGGTTCTGCTCGGGTCCCACTTTGCCGCCGCTTTGGCGATGGCATTTCGTGCGGGAAAAAACGCGGTGGGAAGCTGGATGTTGATCAGTTTGGCTCTCTGGACGATGATTATGACTGCCGCCGCTTTGGCAGGTTTCCAATGGCTCCCTTCCGTTACACTCTAA